The proteins below are encoded in one region of Pseudomonas putida S13.1.2:
- the tauC gene encoding taurine ABC transporter permease TauC, which translates to MSSLDLPVAGKHNAQTRPAAKLRRPLSTRWISTLTLASLLLVWWLVTAAGWIEPLFLPSPGDILARAWTLLTQGYMDASLWQHLGASLGRIGLALVAATLTAIPVGIAIGYNRVARGILDPLIEFYRPIPPLAYLPLIVIWCGIGELSKVLLIYLAIFAPIAIATATGVRTVDPAKLRAAQSLGATKAQLIRHVILPSALPDILTGIRIGLGVGWSTLVAAELIAATSGLGFMVQSAAQFLVTDVVVLGILLIALIAFALEMSLRALQRKLVPWHGQSH; encoded by the coding sequence ATGAGCAGCCTGGACCTGCCGGTAGCCGGCAAACACAACGCCCAAACCCGGCCAGCCGCCAAGCTGCGCCGGCCACTGTCCACTCGCTGGATCAGCACCCTGACCCTGGCCAGCCTGCTGCTGGTCTGGTGGCTGGTGACGGCCGCCGGCTGGATCGAGCCCCTGTTCCTGCCTTCGCCCGGCGACATCCTGGCCAGGGCCTGGACCCTGCTGACCCAAGGCTACATGGACGCCAGCCTGTGGCAGCACCTGGGCGCAAGCCTGGGCCGCATCGGCCTGGCGCTGGTAGCCGCCACCCTGACCGCGATCCCGGTCGGCATCGCCATCGGCTACAACCGCGTGGCCCGCGGCATCCTCGACCCGCTGATCGAGTTCTACCGGCCCATCCCGCCGCTGGCCTACCTGCCGCTGATCGTCATCTGGTGCGGTATCGGCGAGCTGTCGAAGGTGCTGCTGATCTACCTGGCGATCTTCGCCCCGATCGCCATTGCCACCGCCACCGGTGTGCGCACGGTCGACCCGGCCAAGCTGCGGGCGGCGCAGTCGCTGGGCGCTACCAAGGCCCAGCTGATTCGCCATGTGATCCTGCCCAGTGCGTTGCCCGACATCCTTACCGGCATCCGCATCGGCCTGGGGGTGGGCTGGTCGACACTGGTAGCCGCCGAGCTGATTGCCGCCACAAGCGGCCTGGGCTTCATGGTGCAATCGGCGGCGCAGTTCCTGGTCACCGATGTGGTGGTGCTGGGCATTTTGCTGATCGCCCTGATCGCCTTCGCCCTGGAAATGAGCCTGCGTGCCCTGCAACGCAAGCTGGTGCCCTGGCATGGGCAGAGCCACTGA
- the tauD gene encoding taurine dioxygenase, with translation MSLTVTPLSPALGAQISGVDISRDITAEERDAIEQALLQHQVLFFRDQPINPEQQARFAARFGDLHIHPIYPNVPETPQVLVLDTAVTDVRDNAVWHTDVTFLPTPALGAVLSAKQLPAYGGDTLWASGIAAFEALSAPLREMLDGLTATHDFTKSFPLERFGTTPEDLARWEATRRNNPPLSHPVVRTHPVSGRKALFVNEGFTTRINELSELESDALLRLLFAHATRPEFSIRWRWQENDVAFWDNRVTQHFAVDDYRPNRRVMHRATILGDAPF, from the coding sequence ATGAGCCTGACCGTTACCCCCCTCAGCCCGGCCCTCGGTGCCCAGATCAGCGGCGTGGACATCAGCCGCGATATCACTGCAGAAGAGCGCGACGCCATCGAACAGGCGCTGCTCCAGCATCAGGTGCTGTTCTTCCGCGACCAGCCGATCAACCCGGAGCAGCAGGCGCGCTTTGCTGCCCGTTTCGGTGACCTGCACATCCACCCCATCTACCCTAACGTGCCGGAAACCCCGCAGGTGCTGGTACTCGACACGGCGGTCACCGATGTACGCGACAACGCCGTGTGGCACACCGACGTGACCTTTTTGCCGACCCCGGCACTGGGCGCGGTGCTCAGCGCCAAGCAGTTGCCGGCTTACGGTGGCGATACCCTGTGGGCCAGCGGCATTGCGGCCTTCGAAGCCTTGTCGGCGCCGCTACGTGAGATGCTTGATGGGCTGACCGCCACCCACGACTTCACCAAGTCGTTTCCGCTGGAGCGCTTTGGCACCACGCCGGAGGACCTGGCGCGCTGGGAGGCCACGCGGCGCAACAACCCGCCGCTGTCGCACCCGGTGGTGCGCACGCATCCGGTGAGTGGGCGCAAGGCGTTGTTCGTCAATGAGGGGTTCACGACACGCATCAATGAACTGAGCGAACTGGAAAGCGATGCGCTGCTGAGGCTGCTGTTCGCCCATGCGACGCGACCGGAGTTCAGCATTCGCTGGCGCTGGCAGGAGAATGACGTGGCGTTCTGGGACAACCGCGTGACCCAGCATTTTGCGGTGGATGATTACCGGCCGAACCGGCGGGTGATGCACCGGGCAACCATCCTTGGGGATGCACCCTTCTGA
- the tauA gene encoding taurine ABC transporter substrate-binding protein, protein MIPHAPLRLFAALTLASTSWFAQAADLTVAYQTTVDPAKVAQVDGDYEKASKASIDWRKFDNGADVITAVASGDVQIGYLGSSPLAAAATRKLPVETFLIATQIGAGEALVARDSINTPQDLVGKKVAVPFVSTGHYSLLAALKSWNIDPSKVQILNLAPPAIIAAWKRGDIDATYVWDPALGVAKENGKVLITSGELAQKGAPTFDAWIVRKDFAEKHPEVVKAFAKVTLDAYADYRKDPKAWLADKGNVDKLVKLSGAKASDIPVLLEGNVYPLAADQANALGAPTTQALTDTANFLKQQGKVDAVLPDYSPYVSAKFLPN, encoded by the coding sequence ATGATCCCGCACGCTCCGCTGCGCCTGTTCGCCGCCCTGACTCTCGCCAGCACCAGCTGGTTTGCACAGGCCGCCGACCTGACCGTGGCCTACCAGACCACCGTCGACCCGGCCAAAGTGGCACAGGTCGATGGCGACTACGAAAAAGCCAGCAAGGCCAGCATCGACTGGCGCAAATTTGATAACGGTGCCGACGTGATCACTGCGGTGGCCAGCGGCGACGTGCAAATCGGCTACCTGGGCTCCAGCCCGCTGGCCGCTGCCGCCACCCGCAAGCTGCCGGTCGAGACCTTCCTCATCGCCACCCAGATTGGCGCCGGTGAAGCGCTGGTCGCCCGCGACAGCATCAACACCCCGCAAGACCTGGTCGGCAAGAAGGTCGCCGTGCCGTTCGTTTCCACCGGCCACTACAGCCTGCTGGCCGCCCTGAAAAGCTGGAACATCGACCCGTCCAAGGTACAGATCCTCAACCTGGCGCCGCCGGCCATCATTGCCGCCTGGAAGCGCGGTGACATCGATGCCACCTACGTCTGGGACCCCGCCTTGGGCGTGGCCAAGGAAAACGGCAAGGTGCTGATCACCTCGGGCGAACTGGCCCAGAAAGGCGCACCCACTTTCGATGCCTGGATTGTGCGCAAGGACTTCGCCGAGAAGCACCCAGAGGTGGTCAAGGCCTTTGCCAAGGTCACCCTCGACGCCTACGCCGACTACCGCAAGGACCCGAAAGCCTGGCTGGCCGACAAGGGCAACGTAGACAAGCTGGTGAAGCTGTCCGGCGCCAAAGCCAGCGACATCCCGGTGCTGCTGGAGGGCAACGTCTACCCATTGGCCGCAGACCAGGCCAACGCGCTGGGCGCGCCGACCACCCAGGCACTGACCGACACGGCCAACTTCCTCAAGCAGCAAGGCAAGGTCGACGCCGTACTGCCGGACTACTCGCCGTACGTCAGCGCCAAGTTCCTTCCAAACTGA
- the tauB gene encoding taurine ABC transporter ATP-binding subunit produces MALLELERISAQYPGASTPVLADINLSLGPRQLLVALGPSGSGKTSLLNLIAGFVAPSGGRITLDGVPVQGPGAERGVVFQDDALLPWQNVLGNVAFGLELAGVPRAQREAKAREMLALVDLDGFGERRIWQLSGGQKQRVGLARALAADPRVLLMDEPFGALDAFTREQMQELLLQVWQRTAKPVFLITHDIEEAVFLASELVLLAPNPGRVVERLQLDFGQRYAAGESARAIKSDPAFIETREHVLARVFSQRQSLQERA; encoded by the coding sequence ATGGCCTTGCTCGAACTGGAGCGCATCAGCGCACAGTACCCTGGCGCCAGCACCCCGGTGCTGGCCGACATCAACCTGAGCCTGGGGCCACGCCAGCTGCTGGTGGCCCTGGGGCCGTCCGGCAGCGGCAAGACCTCGCTGCTCAACCTGATCGCCGGCTTCGTCGCCCCCAGCGGCGGGCGTATCACCCTCGACGGCGTACCGGTGCAGGGCCCTGGTGCCGAGCGCGGTGTGGTGTTCCAGGACGATGCCCTGCTGCCATGGCAGAACGTGCTGGGCAATGTCGCCTTCGGCCTCGAACTGGCCGGTGTACCCCGCGCCCAGCGTGAGGCCAAGGCCCGTGAAATGCTCGCCCTCGTCGACCTCGATGGCTTCGGCGAGCGGCGCATCTGGCAATTGTCCGGTGGCCAGAAGCAGCGCGTCGGCCTGGCCCGCGCGCTGGCAGCCGACCCACGGGTATTGCTGATGGACGAACCGTTCGGCGCCCTCGACGCGTTCACCCGCGAACAGATGCAGGAACTGCTGCTGCAGGTGTGGCAACGCACCGCCAAGCCGGTGTTCCTGATTACCCACGACATCGAAGAAGCGGTGTTCCTCGCCAGCGAACTGGTACTGCTGGCGCCCAACCCGGGGCGCGTGGTGGAACGCCTGCAACTGGACTTCGGCCAGCGCTATGCGGCTGGCGAATCGGCCCGGGCCATCAAGTCCGACCCCGCCTTTATCGAAACCCGCGAGCATGTACTGGCGCGGGTGTTCTCCCAACGCCAAAGCCTGCAGGAGCGCGCATGA